GCTGGGGtgtgcagggggggaggggggcaggggggctgggaggaggaggaggaggagaaggagaaggaggagaaggagaagaggaggtggaggaggagaggagaagaaggagagaataaggagaggaggaggagaggagaaaggggaggagaggataaggagaggaggaggagaggaggaggaggagaggaggaggagaggaggaggagaggaggaggagaggaggaggaggagaggaggaggggaggaggaggagaggaggagaggaggagaggaggaggaggagaggaggaggaggaggaggaggaggaggagaggaggtggATAGACCCGCCATCCCCAGGTGTATCCCCGGTTTCTGGGGTCTCAGCACCCCTTCACCCCCAGTCCCAcatgccctggtggcccctggggCAGATTTCTGCTCCACCCTCATAGTAGGGACACACTCCTCACAGCCTTGGTCCTTTTCttgttcgttttggggccacatccagcagtgcttaggacttactcccgaCTCCGTGCTTATtagagatccctcctggtggggctcagggaaccacactggggacggggatcacacctgggtggccccatgcaaggcgagcaccttcctCACTAgcctatctctccaactctcatGCACCCCAGCTCAAGATGAGGGGGACATAGATCACTGGGGTCAGATGTTTCGGGGCGTGTGAAGGAGCCGAAAGGCAGGCTGGTGGCTAGCGGGACCTTTGTCTTGTTCCCCAGTGGGGAGGTCTTTCCCTGGCACCCTCCATCAGCCCGTCCAGAAACCCCCCTCCGGAGGGAAAGCCGAGGCCAGAACGCCCCCATCTGTGTCCACGGCCAACGCTTCTCACCAACAAAGGGCTCGCAGGAGACGGACTCCCTGACCAGCTGTGGGGCGGTGTCCATCAGCAGCACTGCGGCCTCCAGGTTGTCGTAGAGGGCAGCCACATGCAGCGCCgtctcccccagggcccctggcgGAGCAAGAGCAGCAGGGGTCTTCACCCACCTGTCAGGGTCCCTGGAGAACCCCCCCCACCCGGGTCTGCAGGCACGCGTGGGCCCCTGGGATGTCAGCACGGGCAGCTGCCTCTCACCCTGACCCTCACCTCTTTGCTGGAAGTCACAGATTTGGTCCAGCAGAAGTTCCTTCAGCATGCACAGGTTGTTTTCCTGGGCCGCCCGCAGCAGTGGGGAGTCTCGGATcctggggcccggggcagggtgggggagacagagcaGCTGAGAGGCCCAAGCTCAGCCAGAGCTCAGCCCGCTGAGATGCATGGGGAACCGTGTTCCTGCCTCTGGCGCGGTCAGCCCGCGCAGGACCTTCCCCCAGCAAACACTGTCATCCTGCGGCCCTTTctccagcggggctcaggggacactcgATAGAGGGctcggggagggggcctggggtccGGAATAGGGGTCCTGAGAGAGGCCAAGGGTCTCTTCGAAGTTTTTGGAATCTGACAAGTGGGCAAAGGGGGGACAGCCTTGTCCCCACACAGCCCACCCGCGCTCCGGGCTGACCCTGGAAGCCAGGTTTGAGGGACCCCTAGAGTGTGAGGGGGAGATCACAGCTGGCTAATGGAAGAGGACTCGCATCTGTGAACTACGAACttctgtgccccctgccccccccccacacacacggcgGGATCAGACACAGTGTGCACCacggtggggcggggaggggtgggaagcgCCAGGATATCTTTCCCCAAGCTCCTGTTATCTCCGCTTTTGTTTCTCTGGGGCCTGGGTCTGTCAGAGGAGAGATAAAATCACCCTGATGCTAATCTCTGCTTGTCTCGGCTCCAGAGGTGAACTCAGCGGCTGTCTGCTGGAGggtcaggagggagagagaagggcagaCCCAGCGAGCGGGGAGGCACTGCCCCCTGCCATGGGTTGCATCCTGCCCCCTCCCAATGCCCTCCAAGTCCTTTCTGTGTGGGGGCTTGGGAGCAGCAGGCAGGGCCTCGGGAGGGGATGACGGCTGGGATCGGCTGCAGGCAAGCACCATGAGGACCTCTAGCCCGTTTCCTGCCGCGACAGGAGGCACCAGgtcctcccctctctctggggCCCTGGTTAGTGCCACCCGGCATTGGGGATTCGGGGGATGGGGGCAGCTGGGGCTCCCTGTAGAGCCCGAATGGGGGTCTCCGCCTGGCCACACACAGGgccgggggcccatatggggacTAGCACAGGGCAGAAATGCACATGACCTTGTTCAGATGTGATGATGGATTTCCTGAGCATGACAGCCACCCACGAGGCTCTCTCAaggcatgggggtggggcaggccaATGGGTAGGGACTTCTCTCCACCCTCGGAGCCAGTCCTGACCCAACCCCAGGCTGGCCAAGGTCAGCGCTCCCCTCCCCAGCAGCGTGGCCATGGGACACACGTTCCCCAAACTCTCCGAGACAGAAGCCGGCAGGCGCCCCTGGGGGTGTAGGCATCTGGCCCATCTGGACATCTCGCCTAGCCATGGAAGCCCCCCAAGGGCATCAGCCGCAGAATCactgggagggaggcaggtgcTGGCCCAGGCCCCTCCACTGTGAGCCCAGCAGCTCACTGCCCACAGCAGACTCAATGGACAGCAGATGAATGGAGTCCAGATTCCCAAACGCCGCCTGGGGTTCCCTCCTGAGCAGCCAGCCTCCACGCGCGCCCCCAAagccccccgccctgtcccccgtGTCCCCCAGTTCCCCACATATCAATGCTATTTCCACACTTTGTTCCACCAATAAGTTTTCTAAAAGCCCATGAGACCTGCCCGgctgcctgccccccaccaacCCTGTCTGAACCCCCCCTTGCCTCCTAGGGGTCCTCTCTGATCCCTTTGGGGGGTCCCACCTCCATCTCCCCCCATGCAGAAGGGCTAAAGTCTGGGTGTCACTCTGCACCTGCCTTCAAGTCCACATTGGAAGTgccccccccgcggccccccagcTCACCAATGCCACCACTCAGAAGCCAGAGCGGGTGCTGAAAGGAAAGGGGGTCTCCCCGCTCGGCCCCGAGTTCCGGGGTGCTCCGTGTGAGGGGAGGGCGCCGCGGAGCCGGGGCTCCTACCTCTTCTGCTGGAGCATGTGCACCTCGTCCAGGTGCTGGTCCCAGTCCTGCTCTCTGGCCAGCCAGGAGGTCAGGAGCTTCTGCACATGCATCCAGGGCGTTTTGGCCCTGCAGGCAGGCGCCCCCATGGTCGCTCCCTCCAGGCACCGCAAGGAATGTGCTGGAAGGAGCAGGGACGGGACCGCAGAGAGTCAAGGAGGAGGCGGGGTCTGTGCTAGCCGGGACTGGAGTGAGAGAGAATACCTCTGCTGTGACTGTGGAGCTGGTGGCTGTGGgatgggtgtgtgcgtgtgtgcgtgtgtgcgtgtgcgtgtgcgtgtgtgtgtgtgtgtgtgtgtgtgtgtgcccgcatGCTGAGGGCAGTGCCACACAGCACCTTTTAGCTGGAGGAGGTGGAGTTTGGAGAGGGCAGAGCCCCAGGACTCCTGCACGCCCCAGAGCCCAGAACAGAGGGGAGGGAACTTCTGTGGCTGGCAGTgggctggcggggagggaggtggggagggggctcggggCTAGGAAGCAAGGACAGAGGAAGGGGGTCCTGTGGGTGAGGAACCTAAGGATGCCGCTGGGCTGTCAGAGAGACCCAGGCTGAAATCCGGACCCTCGGTCCTCCACGATCAGCGAGGGAGagttttctgtgtctctgtgctctgtgaaATTGAGCTGCTGATTATCCTCTCCCGGGCCTCTGTCCCTAAAGTAGGAGCAGAAGAGCAGGGCGGCCTCGGCTGGCTGGAGACAGGGCAGGCGGCGGGgtgcttgggtttgatccccagcactgctttgcAACCTCGAGCACctacaggagtgctccctgagcacagagcaaggagtaagccttgagcgcgGCCAAgtgtgccaccctccccccccccaaaaaaaaaacagaactaagCAACTTTTCAGTCTCCTCCCAGGGATGGGCTGGAAAGCCATGGGGAGCAGGGAGGCTGTTTCCCTGATTTATCTGTCGCCGACCTTGCAGCTTGGAGCCTTGTTCCAGAGGAGACTCTCGGGTCACCCCACCGAGAGGACCCCAGCATTCCTCGCCCCTCTCGGAGCCAGGCCCTGGTCAGAGcagatcccccaccccccacgccccgcaGAGAATCCTGCATCCCCACAGAGTCGGACCAGCAGGGACAGAGCCAGGCGGAGGACAGAAGCCCTCCTGAGTGCACCGGGGGTCCCCGAGATCGGGGAAGGAATGAGCGAATGGAGAAGCCAGTCAGTGGTGCATTTCTTTAGGACCCCCTGAGTCTGTGTTCTCAGAGACCCACCAGAAGACTGAGCAGAGGCTAGTCAGATGGATCCCGAAGCCCAGGGAGGGATACGGTCATCCCCACCCCAAGGTGGCACAGGGCATGTGGCCTCCAAGCAGGAATCTTAGCTCTAAACCACCACGCCAAAGTGCTGCTTCTTGGGGGGACCTTCTGTCCATTCAGCTGTAAGACTTGGGTGCACCTGCTTGCTTCTTGGGGGGGGGCGTCTATCTGGAGCAGAGACCTCCCCCCTCTTGTGCTGTGAGAAAATGCTTCTCTGGAGACTCAAGAAAGGAGCAAAAGCCCTTTGGAAGAAGGGTtgagaggaggaggggcaggggtggtgagagaggagggaggcagcctcccccccccccagaaggaAGGGAGATGCTGGCCGGACAAAGGAGGGGTCACCTTGTGGGACTTTTTTCTGCCTGGACGGGAGGGCAGTGGGGTGCACGCGGCCTCTGCAGCCTTGGGACTCGCAGTCTAAGGAGATGGAGGTGGCGATAAGcttgaggtgggggtggtagaTGCGCTGATAAGCAGGGGCTGCCGAGAAAACACTGAACCCATAAAGTTAGTcccggaggggtgggggctgggaggggctggtcCCAGCCGCACGGAGCAGGTGCACGGGGCCGGCCACCAAGGGCATGGTCCCCGGGTCTGAGTGGAGAGTGGGGGGAGCCCCTGAGCCTGGGGAGCACCCAGCTGCCCTCTTGGCAGTGAGAAGGGCAGGAACAAGAGACCCGAGGGGGGccacactgccccccacccccagagctggTCCAGAAGTTCAGAAATTCCTGTTGGCTCTTCCCAGCCACCTCATCTCCCCATTGCTCcgtcttctgttttatttctttattttttatttttattttctttttgggtcacacccgacaacgcacagaggttactcttggctctgcactcaggaatcacccccggcggtgctcaggggaccatatgggatgctgggaatcgaacccgggtcggccgcatgcaaggcaaatgccctacccactgtactattgctccagcccctctgttttatttcttaatttattattattccgagtgtttgtttctgggccacaaccGGAAATGCTCGGGAGTTGCTTCTTGGTTTGGTTCTCGGGAATCTCTCCACACGCGGTGCTGGGGGTTGCACCCGGGTCAGCggcgagcaaggcaagcgctggatgatcttccccccacccccaccccaccacctccctcTGGTTTAGATTCTGCATCATCCCCTGAtggtccctttctctcttctccccgttctgtgacccccccacctctgtcctcTGGCGGTCATTGTCCCTACTCCTCTGCAGAAGCTCGTCCTTGCCGGAAACTGGGGATCCCTTTaactttgctttgttcttttttttttttattactcccAATGGATggataaaatttagaaaagcagaggaatcaaaaaaggctgcaggaggctggagcgatagcacagcgggtaggacgtttgcctggcatgcggcccacccaggttcaatccccggcatcccatatagtcctcatgattcctgagggcagagtcaggaggaacccctgagcatagctgggtgtggccccaaaagaaaacaaaaacaaaaacaaaaatcttggggctggaacgatagcacagccggtagggcgtttgctttgcacgcggccgaccagggttcaattcccagcatcccatagggtcccctgagcaccaccgggggtgattcctgagtgcagagcccggagtaacccctgtgcattgccagctgtgacccataaagcaaaaaaaaaaaaaaaaaggctgcaaATTCTGTGGTGCTGGATAAAGCCAGGCGTATGAGCTGTGTTCTCGCCATGTGGGGTTGGGTCGATTTCCAAACTGTGATCATCAGGGAGCCGGTGTTCCTCATTCCGGTGCCAAGAGCACTTGGGGGTGGAGCTCGGGGGGGCTCGGCAGCCATTAGCTCAGAGAGCTTGACCTTGAGGCATCCGTGTGTGGAGACAATGGGCAGTCCGACCCGGTTCTCTCCACCACAGCCTGGGagatctccccctgccccccgcccccgcccccattaAGCCCAGAGGCCCGATggagccaggccccgcccccaaagCTACCCTGCAGGGGTGAGCCTTTGGTCTGCCCGGGCACCCTTCCATCCGGCCTGCAggcctctgagggcagagcctgagCAGGCCGCCCGCATCCTCACACCTTCCTCCCCACCTCAGGGGACCCGGACCGCTACCCAGTCACCGTGCCACCGGGCGGGGGTCCCACACAGTCTGCGGGCGGCAGCGATGCTCTCTGTGGAAGCCTTCAGGAGAGACCTCGGACCACACGGGGGGCTCCTGTGGAAAGGGGCTCCCCAGGCACCCCCTCTCTgcaactcccccaccccagagaagCCCCACTGGAGGGCGCACAGGCGTGCCGTGCACAGCCCCCTGGACGGCTGGTGGGGAGAAGTCCAGTGCTCCGAGTCTCAGGCTCCGATCtgagccctcctgccccccagcccgcctCGGCTTGCTTCTCCAGGGCACGTCTCCCCTGCCCTCGCCAGCCCACCCCGCCCACCCTTCCTCTGGGCAGCAGGATGACGAAGGCCAGCCCGGTGctgcccacagccctgcctgcccAGGATCATGGGTGCAGAGGGCCGGGGGCACCCAGGCAGGTTCCTGGAGATCCAGTACTGGGGCCTCACCTCCCCCTGCGGGGTCCCTCACTCCCCCCCATGGGGGCCGTCACCTCCCCTTGATGGAGGTCCTCACCTCCCCCTGATGGGGACCCTCACCTCCCCCTGATGGAGATCCTCACCTCCCCCTGATGGGGACCCTCACCTCCCCCTGATGGGGACCCTCACCTCCCCCTGATGGAGATCCTCACCTCCCCCTGATGGGGACCCTCACCTCCCCCTGATGGAGACCCTCACCTCCCCCTGATGGGGACCCTCACCTCCCCCTGATGGAGGTCCTCACCTCCCCCTGATGGGGACCCTCACCTCCCCCTGATGGGGACCCTCACCTCCCCCTGATGGAGACCCTCACCTCCCCCTGATGGGGACCCTCACCTCCCCCTGATGGGGACCCTCACCTCCCCCTGATGGAGATCCTCACCTCCCCCTGATGGGGACCCTCACCTCCCCCTGATGGAGGTCCTCACCTCCCCCTGATGGAGGTCCTCACCTCCCCCTGATGGGGACCCTCACCTCCCCCTGATGGAGGTCCTCACCTCTCCCTGATGGGAACTCTCACCTCCCCCTGATGGGGACCCTCACCTCTCCCTGATGGAGGTCCTCACCTCCCCCTGATGGAGGTCCTCACCTCTCCCTGATGGGGTCCCTCACCTCCCCCTGATGGGGACCCTTACCTCCCCCTGATGGAGGTCCTCACCTCTCCCTGATGGGGACCCTCACCTCCCCCTGATGGAGGTCCTCACCTCTCCCTGATGGGAACTCTCACCTCCCCCTGATGGGGACCCTCACCTCTCCCTGATGGAGGTCCTCACCTCCCCCTGAAGGAGGTCCTCACCTCTCCCTGATGGGGACCCTCACCTCCCCCGATGGAGGTCCTCACCTCCCCCGATGGAGGTCCTCACCTCCCCCTGATGGAGGTCCTCACCTCTCCCTGATGGGGACCCTCACCTCCCCCTGATGGGGACCCTTACCTCCCCCTGATGGGGACCCTCACCTCCCCCTGATGGAGGTCCTCACCTCCGCCCTGTTGAGGACCCTCTTCCCTGTTGAAGCAAGTCCTTCCTCTAAGCCAAGAGTTAAGACCCTGAGCCGCGAGCAGGTTTTGTCAGAGTCCAGGAGGATGAAGAAGGTCCAAGGAGTGAGGAGAGTCCCCACTCTCCAGGACAGGGGGAAACAGGAAGAGGCCAGGCTGGGAGCATGGAGGAGCAAGCACTGCCTCAGCcctgctctctgcctctctgtcttctCACACCCCACCAATCCTTCATGCAGTCTCCATCTCTGTGGTTTCTCGCCCTGCCCGTAACAGAGCGATGCTCATTCCAACCTCCctgcctctgtcactgtcactgtcatcccgttgctcatcgatttactcgagcgggcagcagtaacgtctccatttgagacttgttactgtttttggcatatcgaatacgccacgggtagcttaccaggctctgcagtgcgggcgagatactctcggtagcttgctgggctctccgagagggacagaggaatcgaactcgggtcggccgcgtgaaatgtgaacgccctacccgcttcaCTATAGCCCATGCAAACCACTTTCCTTTGAGAAAGGCTGCATGGAAGAGCGGGAAGATGTGTTTCTCAGCGGGGCCTGCTGCCTCTCATCTTCGAGATGCTGCGTGGGGCAGCCTCAGTCTCCTCATCTCTATAATGGGTTGGATGCTACTCATCATTTGGCATCAGTGGAGCTCATGGCGTGTTCCCTGTGGAAGCATCTGCCAAATGCTGCAATGCTTTGTTTTTAtggggggcacacacagcagtgctcaggggtcactcctggctgtgtgctcaggaattactccttgaggaCTCCGGGGATTGAATCCCGTAGGCTGCCTGCCTgacagcaaatgccctccccgctgttccaCCACGCAGGCCCACGCTTCAGTGTTTTTGGCTGCCTCCCATAGGGCGACCTCCTTGGGGTTAGTCCTCCCTGGGGGGTCCCTGCTGCCTGCTCCTCCTCGCTCTCTGGCCTGCCAGTGGAATGATCCAGAGAGGGTCCCGTGGCTGTGATGTCACAGAGCTTATGAAGTCAGAGGTGCtctggaaagggagggaagagaatcATGCGGGGAGGAGAATCCAGCTGgcccggggccagggagggaggtggggggatccCCAGGGACCTGGGGAGGCGGCGCAGGGGCAGGCCCACGATGTCGCCGGGAGGCCAGCTCCGCAGGGCCGCCTTGCTCTCAGTCGTCCTGCTGCTGCTGTGTGTGGAGAGAGCGACGCCTCAGAACGAGGGCCCAGACCTGGAGGAAAGGCGTGCGGAGGAGGCGTCCTCCACAGGtaggcgggggagggagaggagacggGGCCCAGGCCAGGAGAGCGGGCACAGAGGCTACAGCACTTGCACACGAGTGCTGGaccctgggttcggtccccggcactgcataagGTCCGCTGAGCCCCAGGGGAGAAAACTCTagctgagctctgctgggtatggtccccaaaccaagagAGAAACGTAGGGGTGGAGTGGGCGTGAGGTAGGGGTGGGCAGAGTGGCCCCTTCTCAGGCCACAGAGCTGTGATCCAGCCAAAGAAAACTCTCATGGGGATGTGCACGTTGAGAAAACTctccctcctggcctctgttCTTGTGGCGTGAGCCGGAGAAGGTTCTAGAAGTGTTGTGGAGAAGGCTCTGGAGCAGGAGTCCTCCACCAGGGCCCTCCTTGGGGGCCCGCTGAGCcagtgcaaatgccctccctgctacgAAGCTTTGGTTTCCTTTTCCACGGCAGGCCCTGCCCGGGCAGCACCCGGGACGCGGCCATGGACGTTGGAAGTGAGCTGTGTGCGCACTTGAGCCAGAGCCCTGTGTCACACGGCTCAGAAATGACCTCCAGCTGGAATGTGGCCTCTGGGTCCAGGCCAAGGTTATGGGGCGGCCACATTCCACCTGGAGTAGAGTTCAAGGCCCTGGGTCCTCGTTCCCCTCAACCCCCCTTTGCCCTCCAACTTCTCCCCCTGAGACCAGAGTCGAGGTCGGGGGTCACGGTCAGGACCCGCGTTTTCAGTGTCATCTGCTCTTGCCTGTTTCAGACCAGGACCAAGCAGAGTACAGAGAACACTTTTACGCCTTTTCGGAGGGGGAGATGTGGCATCAGGTGGGCATGATCCAGAAGGTGTCCAAGTCCGCATCCGTCCACACCTACGTCTTCGACCTGGCCTTCTGCTTCAATCTGGCCAGCATCGTGGTTTTTTTATGAGGGACGTCGAGGTTGAGATGGTGGCCTGGCTCCTGGAGGAGGACCTGGACATGTACCTTCGCTTCATGATTGCTTACTGACTCCCCGTGGGacccacacatgtgcacgcatgcacgtgcacacccccctacacacacacacacacacacacctcacccccGACCCCCCGCTCCAGCCCGTGGCTCTGCACCTCTCCACGCAGCATCGGAGAGTTCCTGGATCTGCCCATCTGCAGTGCCCCATCACCACCCCGCTCCTGCGGTtccagcccttcccctcccccttgtcTCTTCAGCACAGTCCCTGGCTTTGAGGGTGGAGGcagcaaaataaaagtaatagcaATAAAGTCCTGAAAACAATGGGGGGCAGCTTTCCAGCTTGACCAAAGCCCTTTTGTCTGCTATCTCTGTAATCACCCAGCCTTCGGTCCACCGACCTTTAGACCCACCAGCTCACCAGCCCCGGGCCCTCTCCTTCCTGGTACCAGGGGCCTCTACTGGGGACATTTCCTCTTGTCTTTTCTGACTTCtaagcccagaacactgcagAAAAGAgtcatccagagagagagaagccaagtTCTTGTTCTGATTGTTTTGGAACGGACAAAGGGGAGACGTGGGCCCGGTTTAGTCCCCTGGATGGAGCTGGGTGATGTTGATTGTGGTCCAGAGATCTCCTGGG
The nucleotide sequence above comes from Sorex araneus isolate mSorAra2 chromosome 1, mSorAra2.pri, whole genome shotgun sequence. Encoded proteins:
- the LLCFC1 gene encoding sperm-egg fusion protein LLCFC1, whose amino-acid sequence is MSPGGQLRRAALLSVVLLLLCVERATPQNEGPDLEERRAEEASSTDQDQAEYREHFYAFSEGEMWHQVGMIQKVSKSASVHTYVFDLAFCFNLASIVVFL